A single window of Nicotiana tomentosiformis chromosome 1, ASM39032v3, whole genome shotgun sequence DNA harbors:
- the LOC138910293 gene encoding uncharacterized protein yields the protein MGSYKQGQSGEGFQQQRRPPCPRCGKMHSGILAVQYHGVYALIAPGSTFSYVNPYVAIEFRIEPEQLHELFFVSTLVDESIVAAQVYRDCIVTVNDRDSTDNLIELLMVDFDVIMWMDWLYSCFAKLDCRTRTVRFDFANNPVIEWKGDDVMTKGIISYLRDAKMISKGCIYHLV from the exons ATGGGATCTTATAAGCAGGGTCAATCGGGCGAGGGATTTCAGCAGCAGCGAAGGCCCCCATgtcctaggtgtggaaagatgcactcAG gtatattggcTGTCCAATATCATGGTGTATATGCTCTTATAGCTCCTGGTTCCACCTTTTCATATGTCAATCCTTATGTTGCTATAGAATTcaggatagaaccggaacaacttcatgagctgTTCTTTGTATCTACTCTAGTTGATGAGTCTATTGTAGCCGCACAagtttatagggattgtattGTCACGGTGAATGATCGAGACTCCACAGACAATCTCATTGAATTGttgatggtggattttgatgtaataatgtggatggactggctttattcatgttttgccaagcttgattgccgaactagaACCGTTAGGTTTGATTTTGCTAACAATCCAGTCATCGAGTGGAAGGGGGATGACGTCATGACAAAGGGTATTATTTCTTACCTTAGGGACGCAAAGATGATCAGTAAGGGGTGTATCTACCACTTGGTCTGA